A DNA window from Staphylococcus warneri contains the following coding sequences:
- the ychF gene encoding redox-regulated ATPase YchF translates to MALTAGIVGLPNVGKSTLFNAITKAGALAANYPFATIDPNVGIVEVPDSRLLKLEEMVQPKKTIPTTFEFTDIAGIVKGASKGEGLGNKFLSHIREVDAICQVVRAFDDENVTHVSGRVNPLDDIEVINMELVLADLESVEKRLPKIEKMARQKDKTAEMELRILSKIKETLEEGKPVRSIEFNDEDQKWVNQAQLLTSKKMLYIANVGEDEIGDEENDKVKAIRDYAAQEDSEVIVISAKIEEEIATLDDEDKEMFLEDLGIEEPGLDRLIRTTYDLLGLSTYFTAGVQEVRAWTFVQGMTAPQCAGIIHTDFERGFIRAEVTSYSDYVEHGGENGAKEAGRQRLEGKDYIMQDGDIVHFRFNV, encoded by the coding sequence ATGGCTTTAACAGCAGGTATTGTAGGTTTACCAAACGTAGGGAAGTCTACACTTTTTAATGCAATTACTAAAGCGGGGGCTTTAGCAGCTAACTACCCATTCGCAACAATCGATCCAAACGTAGGAATCGTAGAAGTACCGGATTCACGTTTGTTAAAACTAGAAGAAATGGTTCAACCAAAAAAGACGATTCCAACAACATTCGAATTTACTGATATTGCAGGTATTGTTAAAGGTGCATCAAAAGGTGAAGGTTTAGGTAATAAATTCTTATCACATATTCGAGAAGTTGATGCTATTTGCCAAGTTGTCCGTGCATTTGACGATGAAAATGTGACGCATGTGTCTGGTCGAGTTAATCCTCTAGACGATATTGAAGTTATCAATATGGAATTAGTATTAGCCGATTTAGAATCAGTAGAAAAACGTTTACCTAAGATTGAAAAAATGGCTCGTCAAAAAGATAAAACTGCTGAAATGGAACTACGTATTTTATCTAAAATTAAAGAAACATTAGAAGAAGGTAAACCAGTACGTAGTATCGAATTTAATGATGAAGATCAAAAATGGGTTAACCAAGCACAATTATTAACATCTAAAAAAATGTTATATATTGCTAATGTTGGTGAAGACGAAATTGGTGATGAAGAAAACGATAAAGTGAAAGCAATTCGTGACTATGCTGCTCAAGAAGACTCTGAAGTTATTGTCATCAGTGCAAAAATTGAAGAAGAAATTGCAACATTAGACGATGAAGATAAAGAGATGTTCTTAGAAGACTTGGGAATTGAAGAACCAGGTTTAGATCGCTTAATTCGTACCACTTATGACTTGTTAGGTTTATCAACATATTTCACTGCTGGTGTACAAGAGGTACGTGCTTGGACATTCGTACAAGGTATGACAGCGCCACAATGTGCTGGAATTATCCACACAGACTTTGAACGTGGCTTTATCCGTGCTGAGGTTACAAGTTATAGTGATTATGTTGAACATGGTGGCGAAAATGGTGCTAAAGAAGCAGGTAGACAGCGCTTAGAAGGTAAAGATTACATCATGCAAGATGGAGATATTGTGCATTTCAGATTTAATGTTTAA
- a CDS encoding DUF951 domain-containing protein, producing MTSNYGINDIVEMKKQHACGTNRFKIIRMGADIRIKCENCQRSIMIPRQTFNKKLKKILVSNEDTES from the coding sequence ATGACGTCAAATTACGGAATAAATGATATAGTAGAAATGAAAAAACAACATGCATGTGGAACAAATCGTTTTAAAATCATAAGAATGGGCGCTGACATTAGGATTAAATGTGAAAATTGTCAACGTAGTATTATGATTCCACGTCAGACGTTTAATAAAAAATTAAAGAAAATTTTAGTATCCAATGAAGATACAGAAAGTTAG
- a CDS encoding mechanosensitive ion channel family protein: MNQVKHILSSLIEPLTKVETYETLAIKIIMILIYIIAAIIVISILNKVIEQAFKIQNKSRKGNKKRSKTLISLVQNVVKYIVWFIVITTILSKFGISVEGIIASAGVVGLAVGFGAQTIVKDIITGFFIIFENQFDVGDYVKINSGGTTVAEGTVKSIGLRSTRINTISGELTILPNGSMGEITNFSITNGTSIVAIPVSIEENLDHVEKELNKLFTSLRSKYYLFVSDPVVEGIDSIDNNKVTIRISAETIPGEGAAGGRIIRKEVQRLFVRENIKMPKPIFAPYDEQKRG, encoded by the coding sequence ATGAATCAAGTCAAACATATCCTTTCTTCCTTAATAGAGCCACTTACAAAAGTTGAAACGTACGAAACGTTGGCTATTAAGATTATCATGATTTTGATTTATATAATTGCAGCAATTATAGTAATAAGTATTTTAAACAAAGTGATTGAACAAGCATTCAAAATTCAAAATAAGAGCAGAAAAGGTAATAAAAAACGTTCAAAAACATTAATTTCACTTGTACAAAATGTAGTTAAGTATATTGTCTGGTTTATCGTTATCACAACCATCTTAAGTAAATTTGGAATTAGTGTAGAAGGCATTATAGCGAGTGCCGGCGTAGTTGGTTTAGCCGTAGGTTTCGGTGCACAAACAATTGTTAAAGATATCATTACTGGCTTCTTTATCATATTTGAAAATCAATTTGATGTAGGTGACTATGTTAAAATCAATAGCGGTGGTACGACGGTTGCTGAAGGAACAGTTAAATCAATTGGACTTAGATCAACACGCATTAATACTATCTCAGGGGAATTAACGATTCTTCCAAACGGTAGTATGGGTGAAATTACTAACTTCTCAATTACTAACGGAACTTCGATTGTAGCGATACCGGTCTCAATAGAAGAGAATTTAGATCATGTTGAGAAAGAATTGAATAAATTATTCACATCACTTAGAAGTAAATACTACTTATTTGTGAGTGACCCTGTTGTAGAAGGTATTGATTCTATTGATAATAATAAGGTGACTATCAGAATCTCTGCAGAAACAATACCTGGAGAAGGTGCAGCAGGTGGTAGAATTATTAGAAAAGAAGTACAACGATTATTTGTTAGAGAGAATATTAAAATGCCTAAACCCATTTTTGCTCCATATGACGAGCAAAAACGTGGCTAA
- a CDS encoding ParB/RepB/Spo0J family partition protein: MAHREDQRLQLNKDEQVHSVSLDLIKANPYQPRKTFDEYRLNDLAQSIKQHGILQPIVVRKTVQGYYIVVGERRFRASKKAGLTEIPAIIKELSDEDMMELAIIENLQREDLNAIEEAESYKKLMEDLNITQQEVAERLSKSRPYIANMLRLLKLPSDVAKMVRDGELSGAHGRTLLGLKSPQKMKSIAKKAVKESWSVRYLESYINDYLEKNAPKTSVNEQTLNKPKFIQKQERQLKEQYGSKVDISTHKNIGKIAFEFKSEEEFKSLIKKLNQNYEM; encoded by the coding sequence ATGGCTCATCGAGAAGATCAAAGATTGCAATTAAACAAAGATGAACAAGTACATTCCGTTTCGTTAGACTTAATTAAAGCAAATCCTTATCAACCGAGAAAAACATTTGATGAATATAGACTAAATGACTTGGCACAATCAATTAAACAACATGGCATTTTGCAACCGATTGTAGTAAGAAAAACTGTTCAAGGTTACTATATTGTTGTAGGAGAGCGACGCTTTAGAGCATCCAAAAAAGCAGGTTTAACCGAAATTCCTGCAATCATCAAAGAATTGTCTGATGAAGATATGATGGAATTAGCCATTATAGAGAATTTACAACGTGAAGATTTGAATGCTATAGAAGAAGCAGAAAGCTATAAAAAGCTAATGGAAGATTTGAATATAACACAACAAGAGGTTGCAGAAAGACTTTCTAAATCACGTCCTTATATTGCTAATATGTTGCGTTTATTAAAATTACCATCAGACGTTGCTAAAATGGTACGTGATGGTGAGCTTTCAGGTGCACATGGTCGCACATTACTAGGTCTAAAATCTCCACAGAAAATGAAATCAATAGCGAAAAAAGCTGTGAAAGAATCGTGGAGTGTAAGATATTTAGAGAGCTATATCAATGATTATTTAGAAAAAAATGCTCCAAAGACTTCGGTTAATGAACAAACTTTAAATAAACCCAAATTTATTCAAAAGCAAGAAAGACAACTTAAAGAACAATATGGTTCTAAAGTTGATATATCAACACATAAAAATATTGGTAAAATTGCTTTTGAATTCAAATCAGAAGAAGAATTTAAGTCATTAATAAAAAAACTGAATCAAAATTATGAGATGTAA
- a CDS encoding PLP-dependent transferase — protein MKDTELAQISLTKDHTGAIANPIYLSTAYQHPQLGQSTGYDYTRTKNPTRTAFEESFAKLEKGVASFATSSGMAAIQLVCNLFKPGDEVLVAFDLYGGTFRLFDFYEQQYGVKFKYVDFLNYEEVENQITSQTKALFIEPISNPQMIDIDVTPYYVLSKKHDLLTIIDNTFLTPYLSTPLEEGADIVLHSATKYIGGHNDVLAGVVTVKDDKLAEQLGQFHNMIGATLSPLDSYLLQRGLKTLHLRIDRSQENAQKLAVKCQDLEAIDEVLYSGRTGMLSLRLNKAYSVPKFLENLETCIFAESLGGTETFITFPYTQTHVDMPDEEKDKRGIDEFLIRLSIGIENYSDIEADIIQALTHSKVGVIS, from the coding sequence ATGAAGGATACAGAATTAGCACAAATTTCTTTGACTAAAGATCATACAGGAGCTATTGCCAATCCAATATATTTATCAACTGCATATCAACATCCTCAACTAGGTCAGTCAACAGGTTATGACTATACAAGAACGAAGAATCCAACAAGGACAGCTTTTGAAGAATCATTCGCCAAACTAGAGAAAGGTGTAGCATCATTTGCAACTTCAAGTGGCATGGCTGCAATTCAACTTGTATGTAACCTTTTTAAACCTGGTGATGAAGTATTAGTTGCATTTGATTTATATGGTGGCACATTTAGACTATTTGATTTTTACGAACAGCAATACGGAGTGAAATTTAAGTACGTAGATTTCCTAAACTATGAAGAAGTTGAAAATCAAATTACATCACAAACAAAAGCACTGTTCATTGAACCCATTTCTAATCCGCAAATGATTGATATCGATGTGACACCTTATTACGTGCTCAGTAAAAAACATGATTTATTAACTATCATTGATAACACCTTTTTAACACCTTATCTTTCAACACCATTAGAAGAAGGTGCCGATATTGTTTTACATTCGGCTACAAAATATATCGGTGGTCATAATGATGTGCTAGCAGGTGTTGTTACAGTAAAAGACGACAAGTTAGCTGAACAATTGGGACAATTCCACAATATGATAGGCGCTACGCTATCACCGTTGGATAGCTATTTACTACAAAGAGGTCTAAAAACTTTGCATTTACGAATCGATCGTTCACAAGAAAATGCGCAAAAATTAGCAGTTAAATGCCAAGATTTAGAAGCAATTGATGAGGTTTTATATAGCGGTAGAACTGGCATGTTAAGTTTACGACTCAACAAGGCATATAGTGTTCCTAAATTTTTGGAAAATTTAGAAACTTGTATATTTGCTGAGAGTTTAGGTGGTACAGAAACGTTTATTACATTTCCTTACACACAGACTCATGTGGATATGCCCGATGAAGAGAAAGATAAACGAGGTATCGATGAGTTTTTAATTCGCTTATCAATAGGAATCGAAAACTATTCTGATATTGAAGCAGACATTATTCAAGCATTAACGCATTCAAAAGTAGGAGTGATTTCATGA
- the metC gene encoding cystathionine beta-lyase MetC → MNLSIDTEVIFDERRGKDYISANPPFYDSSTFHQDQLGGSPLYDYARSGNPNRTILEEKLAHLEKGKYGFAFASGIAAISAVLLTLKSGDHVILPDDVYGGTFRLTEDILKRFNIEFTTVDATQAENIKNAIQSNTKLIYVETPSNPCFKVTDIQAVARIAQANQLLLAVDNTFMTPLGQSPLALGADIVIHSATKFLGGHSDLLAGAVITNREDVADALYLIQNGTGNALSTYDSWALAKHLKTFPIRFKQSVANAEKLVSFLSQRDEIAEVYYPGNNKTHLKQAKTGGAVIGFRLKDETKAQAFVDALTIPLVSVSLGGVETILSHPATMSHAAIPEDIRNARGITFGLFRLSVGLENPDELIADINYALKEAFNESIPEQITEQRFSS, encoded by the coding sequence ATGAATTTATCAATAGATACTGAAGTAATTTTCGATGAACGTCGAGGAAAGGATTATATCTCAGCCAATCCACCTTTTTATGATTCATCAACATTTCATCAAGACCAACTTGGTGGTAGTCCACTTTACGATTATGCACGTAGTGGTAATCCAAACAGAACAATTTTAGAAGAAAAATTAGCTCATCTAGAAAAAGGTAAATATGGTTTTGCATTTGCATCAGGAATTGCAGCTATTTCTGCAGTTTTACTTACATTGAAATCTGGCGATCATGTCATATTACCTGATGATGTTTATGGAGGCACATTCCGATTAACTGAAGATATTTTAAAAAGATTCAACATTGAATTTACAACTGTAGATGCGACTCAAGCAGAAAATATTAAAAATGCAATTCAATCTAATACGAAATTAATATATGTAGAGACACCTTCTAATCCGTGTTTTAAAGTGACAGATATTCAAGCAGTTGCAAGGATTGCCCAAGCTAACCAATTGTTATTAGCTGTAGATAATACTTTTATGACACCTTTAGGACAATCACCTTTAGCACTTGGTGCAGATATTGTTATTCACAGTGCCACTAAATTTTTAGGTGGGCATAGTGACCTACTAGCAGGTGCAGTTATTACAAATCGTGAAGATGTGGCAGATGCATTATATCTAATTCAAAACGGCACTGGTAACGCCCTATCTACCTATGATAGCTGGGCATTAGCTAAACATCTTAAGACTTTCCCTATTAGATTCAAACAATCTGTAGCGAATGCTGAAAAGCTTGTTTCATTCTTAAGTCAAAGAGATGAAATCGCAGAAGTGTATTACCCAGGAAATAACAAAACACACCTTAAACAAGCTAAAACAGGTGGTGCTGTCATTGGTTTCAGACTAAAAGATGAGACAAAGGCACAAGCATTTGTAGATGCGTTAACTATTCCGTTGGTTTCAGTAAGTTTAGGTGGTGTAGAGACAATTTTATCTCATCCGGCAACGATGTCACATGCAGCGATACCAGAAGACATTAGAAATGCACGTGGTATTACCTTTGGATTATTCCGATTAAGTGTGGGATTAGAAAATCCAGACGAACTTATTGCAGACATCAACTACGCTTTAAAGGAGGCATTTAATGAGTCAATTCCTGAACAAATTACAGAACAACGTTTTAGTAGCTGA
- a CDS encoding bifunctional homocysteine S-methyltransferase/methylenetetrahydrofolate reductase, translating to MSQFLNKLQNNVLVADGAIGTIFYSEGLDTCPEAYNLTHPEKVEHIHRSYIEAGADVIQTNTYGANFEKLKAFGLEHKVKEIHKAAVQIAKKAANEDTFILGTVGGFRGVKQDDLSLSSIQYHTEHQIDTLVDEGVDALLFETYYDLEELKGIVISTKRRHHIPIIAQLTASNTNYLVDGTPINDALKQLVECGADIVGLNCHHGPHHMQRSFSHIELPDKAFLSCYPNASLLDIENSEFKYSDNAQYFGDVAQELINEGVRLIGGCCGTTPEHIRYIKTSVKNLRPVTHKNVIPINKKVNRKKDLNFKQSLTSKVKQGPTVIVELDTPKHLDTDQFFNNIGKLDDADIDAVTLADNSLATVRVSNIAAASIIKQRFNIEPLVHITCRDRNLIGLQSHLLGLSLIGVNEILAITGDPSKVGHLSGATNVYDVNSKGLTQIALRFNQGINTDGDALKKHTNFNIAGAFDPNVRKLDGAVKRLEKKVASGMSYFITQPVYSKEKIKQVYEATKHLNTPFFIGIMPIASYNNALFLHNEVPGIKMSEDVLNQFKAVKDDKEKTKELSLRLSKELIDTVHEYFNGLYIITPFQKVDYSLELAAYSKSITTHKEAIL from the coding sequence ATGAGTCAATTCCTGAACAAATTACAGAACAACGTTTTAGTAGCTGATGGCGCAATTGGAACCATTTTTTATTCAGAAGGCTTAGATACATGCCCAGAAGCTTATAACTTAACTCACCCGGAAAAGGTCGAACATATTCATCGTTCATATATTGAAGCTGGTGCTGATGTTATACAAACAAATACGTACGGTGCCAATTTTGAAAAGTTAAAAGCCTTTGGTCTAGAACATAAAGTCAAAGAAATTCATAAAGCAGCTGTTCAAATTGCTAAAAAAGCTGCCAATGAAGATACTTTTATTTTAGGAACAGTTGGCGGCTTTAGAGGTGTAAAACAAGATGACCTAAGTCTTTCCTCCATCCAATATCATACTGAACATCAAATAGATACTTTAGTTGATGAAGGTGTAGATGCTTTATTGTTTGAAACCTATTATGACTTAGAAGAATTAAAAGGTATCGTCATTTCAACAAAAAGGAGACATCACATTCCAATAATCGCTCAGTTAACCGCTTCTAACACAAATTATCTTGTAGACGGTACACCAATCAATGATGCATTAAAACAATTAGTTGAATGTGGAGCAGATATTGTAGGACTTAATTGCCATCATGGCCCACATCATATGCAACGCTCATTTTCACATATCGAGTTACCAGATAAAGCATTTCTATCCTGTTATCCGAATGCAAGTTTGTTAGATATTGAAAATAGCGAATTCAAATATAGTGATAACGCACAATATTTTGGTGATGTGGCACAAGAGTTAATCAATGAAGGTGTAAGACTGATTGGTGGTTGTTGTGGTACTACACCTGAACATATTCGATACATTAAAACATCTGTAAAGAATTTGAGACCTGTTACCCATAAAAACGTCATACCAATTAATAAAAAAGTAAATCGCAAAAAGGACTTAAATTTCAAACAATCACTGACTTCCAAAGTCAAACAAGGTCCTACTGTCATTGTAGAACTAGATACACCTAAACATTTAGATACCGATCAGTTCTTCAACAATATTGGCAAGCTTGATGACGCAGATATTGATGCAGTGACATTAGCAGATAATTCCTTAGCAACTGTTCGCGTTAGTAACATTGCTGCAGCAAGTATTATCAAACAACGATTTAATATTGAACCCCTCGTTCATATTACCTGTCGTGATAGAAATCTCATAGGTCTACAATCTCACCTATTAGGTCTCTCACTCATTGGTGTTAATGAAATTTTAGCCATTACAGGTGACCCATCAAAAGTAGGTCATTTGTCTGGCGCAACCAATGTTTATGATGTTAATTCTAAAGGATTAACCCAAATCGCACTTCGCTTTAATCAAGGTATCAACACAGACGGTGATGCGCTGAAGAAACATACGAACTTTAACATCGCTGGTGCATTTGATCCAAATGTAAGAAAACTCGATGGAGCAGTCAAACGTCTTGAGAAGAAAGTAGCAAGTGGCATGAGTTATTTCATCACTCAACCTGTATATAGTAAAGAAAAAATTAAACAAGTATATGAAGCGACAAAGCACTTAAACACACCTTTCTTCATAGGTATTATGCCCATCGCAAGTTATAACAATGCACTATTTTTACACAATGAAGTACCTGGCATCAAAATGTCAGAAGACGTACTTAATCAATTCAAAGCAGTTAAAGATGATAAAGAAAAAACTAAAGAACTTAGTCTTAGACTTTCAAAGGAACTCATCGATACGGTGCATGAATACTTTAATGGATTATACATTATTACACCTTTCCAAAAAGTCGATTATTCACTAGAACTTGCAGCGTATTCAAAATCTATTACCACTCATAAGGAGGCAATATTATGA
- the metE gene encoding 5-methyltetrahydropteroyltriglutamate--homocysteine S-methyltransferase, which produces MTTIKTSNLGFPRLGRKREWKKAIESYWAQKIDKNELDQTLTDLHKENLLLQKNYNLDSVPVGDFSLYDHILDTSLLFNIIPERFQGREVNDDLLFDIARGNKQHVASALIKWFNTNYHYIVPEWDNVEPKLNRNVLLDRFKYAQSINVNAHPVIVGPITFVKLSKGGSQSFEEKVKTLLPLYKEVLQSLVDAGAEYIQIDEPVLVTDESENYENITKESYEELTNTGLGKHLVIQTYFERVNLKFLSSLPVGGLGLDFVHDHGYNLEQVKAGDFDSSKTLYAGIIDGRNVWAADIEAKKSLIETLQQYAQDIVIQPSSSLLHVPVSLDDETLDESIAEGLSFATEKLDELDALRRLFNDNDSAKYDDLKSRYERFQSQSFKNLDYDFDSVRTQRQSPFSERKQAQYQRLNLPDLPTTTIGSFPQTREVRKYRADWKNQRISDEAYKEFLENEIARWIKIQEEIGLDVLVHGEFERNDMVEFFGEKLQGFLVTKFGWVQSYGSRAVKPPVIYGDVKWTEPLTVKETVYAQSLTDKPVKGMLTGPVTILNWSFERVDIPRTTVQDQIALAINAEVLALEENGIKVIQVDEPALREGLPLRSEYHEQYLKDAVHSFKLATSSVKDETQIHTHMCYSQFGQIIHAIHDLDADVISIETSRSHGDLIKDFEDINYDLGIGLGVYDIHSPRIPTEDEITTAINRSLQQIDRSLFWVNPDCGLKTRKEDEVKEALTVLVNAVRKKREENNATTA; this is translated from the coding sequence ATGACAACAATTAAAACTTCAAACTTAGGATTCCCAAGATTAGGTAGAAAAAGAGAATGGAAAAAGGCTATCGAGAGCTATTGGGCTCAAAAAATTGATAAAAATGAACTAGATCAAACACTTACTGACTTACACAAAGAAAACCTATTACTACAAAAGAATTATAATCTAGACAGCGTTCCTGTAGGTGACTTCTCTTTATACGACCATATCTTAGATACATCACTACTATTCAATATTATTCCTGAACGTTTCCAAGGACGAGAAGTGAATGATGACTTGTTATTTGATATTGCACGTGGTAATAAACAACACGTCGCAAGTGCATTAATCAAATGGTTTAATACAAATTATCACTATATCGTGCCAGAATGGGATAATGTAGAACCTAAACTAAATCGTAATGTGTTATTAGACCGCTTTAAATATGCACAATCTATTAATGTCAATGCACACCCAGTCATTGTAGGCCCAATTACCTTTGTTAAATTATCAAAAGGTGGTAGCCAATCTTTCGAAGAAAAAGTAAAAACATTACTACCACTTTATAAAGAAGTATTACAATCACTTGTTGATGCAGGTGCAGAATATATTCAAATTGACGAGCCTGTATTAGTTACTGATGAAAGTGAAAATTATGAAAATATTACTAAAGAATCATATGAAGAATTAACTAATACTGGATTAGGCAAACATTTAGTGATTCAAACTTATTTCGAACGTGTGAATCTTAAATTCTTAAGCTCATTACCAGTCGGCGGCTTAGGATTAGACTTCGTTCATGATCATGGATACAACTTAGAGCAAGTTAAAGCTGGTGATTTTGATTCAAGTAAAACATTATACGCAGGTATTATCGATGGACGTAATGTGTGGGCTGCTGATATTGAAGCTAAAAAGTCATTGATTGAAACATTACAACAATATGCTCAAGATATTGTCATTCAACCTTCGTCATCTTTACTACACGTGCCTGTATCATTAGATGATGAAACGTTAGATGAATCTATCGCTGAAGGTTTAAGCTTTGCCACTGAAAAATTAGACGAATTAGATGCTTTACGTCGTCTTTTCAATGATAACGATAGTGCGAAATATGACGACTTAAAATCTCGCTATGAGCGATTCCAAAGTCAATCATTCAAAAACTTAGACTATGATTTTGATAGTGTCCGTACACAACGTCAATCACCATTCTCTGAGCGCAAACAAGCACAATACCAAAGATTAAATTTACCGGATTTACCAACGACAACGATTGGCTCATTCCCTCAAACTAGAGAAGTTAGAAAATATCGTGCAGATTGGAAGAACCAACGTATTTCTGATGAAGCTTACAAAGAATTCTTAGAAAACGAAATTGCACGTTGGATTAAAATTCAAGAAGAAATTGGACTTGATGTGCTCGTACACGGTGAATTCGAACGAAATGACATGGTTGAATTCTTTGGAGAAAAACTACAAGGATTCCTAGTTACTAAGTTTGGTTGGGTTCAATCATATGGTTCTCGTGCTGTTAAACCACCAGTTATATACGGTGATGTTAAATGGACTGAACCATTAACAGTTAAGGAAACTGTCTACGCACAAAGTTTAACTGACAAACCAGTTAAAGGTATGCTAACTGGTCCAGTCACAATTCTTAACTGGTCATTTGAACGCGTTGATATTCCACGTACAACTGTACAAGATCAAATCGCGTTAGCAATTAATGCAGAAGTACTAGCATTAGAAGAAAATGGTATTAAAGTCATTCAAGTAGATGAGCCAGCACTTCGTGAAGGTTTACCATTACGTTCTGAGTACCATGAACAATATCTAAAAGATGCAGTGCATTCATTTAAACTAGCAACATCATCAGTCAAAGATGAAACACAAATTCATACGCATATGTGTTATTCTCAATTTGGTCAAATTATCCATGCGATTCACGATTTAGATGCAGATGTTATTTCAATTGAAACATCTCGTAGCCATGGTGACTTGATTAAAGACTTTGAAGATATTAACTATGACTTAGGTATTGGATTAGGGGTATATGATATCCATAGCCCTCGTATCCCTACAGAAGATGAAATTACTACTGCAATTAATCGTTCTTTACAACAAATTGATCGTTCATTATTC